The following proteins are encoded in a genomic region of Alistipes shahii WAL 8301:
- a CDS encoding TonB-dependent receptor: protein MKRTLLTTLLTLFAAAAFAQRGGVTATVVDADTGESVVGAVLTLTPVKTPEKKQYFTSAFKGAVSIPSLAYGEYSLSVAFLGYNNLDTTFRVSASKVSLGLLKLKPGVQIETVVKEAKALRTSQKGDTVSYNAGAFKVVADADVEGLLKKMPGITVTDGTVEAQGETVKKVFVDGKEFFGEDVTTAIKSLPAEAVDRVEVYNKLSDAAEFSGMDDGEGYKALNIVTRPGMRQGQFGKLYAGFGYDADTETEDKFKYIAGGNANVFSGDSRISFIGLFNNVNQQNFSFEDILGVSGGGGGRRGGMGNYMVRPQSGVASVNAIGVNYSDTWGKRNQVTFQGSYFFNNTNTENRSTVEKWYEAPMIPDTLSTNGYSDTKGYNHRFNARLEWKISENQNLMIRPRFSYQSNDPWSRTTGWQYGAPADGGSGYSRTDNFSDALRHGYNVGTSAVYRAKLGKNGRTITLDGSFSYSDNTNNSNSWSNVKPISDVRPGAGDDPLAWDPADYTDLRYLRSEAPSSSYSLRGSFTYTEPVAKYAQVSLQYRISYNSQERDKRSFVTDDDTFTGGVLNPLLSNSYESGYLTQSVGPGFRFSKERNTFIANVYYQRSALDGQIVRDDAEKIKHAYNNVTYFMMGQLNINRENSLRLFVSSYTDSPSITDLQSVYDVSDAQNISHGNPNLKPTYSHRVNFHYTNSNVEKGRTFMWMFSMNTTLDYTAQHLVQRPGDITIDGQAYSPNFYSTTENLDGYWQLRTHLSYGLPIGFLKSNFNVMAGVIYTKTPSMLGGTVDAATGMISGGERNDTKNMGYDFRAVLGSNISENVDFTLSWNGTYNEATNSLNADKSKNRYFNHTAQGNLKVVFPLGFTFTASAAYSQYIGFTNDYSEDYLLCNVWLGKKVFRNKRGEVMVGVNDLFNQNQAFSRSTGSGYTQNSTNSVIGRYYMVQFNYNLRRFGKKGSRNIKDYDGVESSSGSRRMGPGGPGGPPPGMFHGPR, encoded by the coding sequence ATGAAACGAACACTACTGACTACCCTGCTGACGCTTTTCGCCGCCGCGGCATTCGCCCAGAGGGGCGGCGTCACAGCCACGGTCGTCGACGCCGACACCGGGGAGAGCGTCGTCGGAGCGGTGCTGACGCTCACGCCTGTGAAAACCCCGGAGAAGAAACAGTATTTCACCTCGGCCTTCAAGGGCGCGGTGTCTATTCCGTCGCTCGCCTACGGCGAATATTCGCTTTCGGTGGCTTTTCTGGGCTACAACAACCTCGACACGACCTTCCGGGTCTCGGCTTCGAAGGTCAGCCTCGGACTGCTGAAACTCAAGCCGGGCGTGCAGATCGAAACGGTCGTCAAGGAGGCCAAGGCGCTGCGCACCTCGCAGAAGGGCGACACGGTGAGCTACAATGCCGGAGCGTTCAAGGTCGTGGCCGACGCCGATGTCGAAGGGCTGCTGAAGAAGATGCCCGGCATCACCGTCACCGACGGCACGGTCGAGGCGCAGGGCGAGACGGTCAAGAAGGTCTTCGTCGACGGCAAGGAGTTCTTCGGCGAGGATGTCACCACGGCCATCAAGTCGCTTCCGGCCGAGGCCGTCGACCGCGTGGAGGTCTACAACAAACTCTCCGACGCGGCCGAATTTTCGGGCATGGACGACGGCGAGGGCTACAAGGCGCTCAATATCGTCACCCGTCCGGGCATGCGGCAGGGCCAGTTCGGCAAGCTCTACGCCGGATTCGGCTACGACGCCGACACCGAGACCGAAGACAAGTTCAAATACATCGCCGGCGGCAATGCCAACGTGTTCAGCGGCGACAGCCGTATTTCATTCATCGGCCTGTTCAACAACGTCAACCAGCAGAATTTCTCGTTCGAGGACATTCTGGGCGTCTCGGGCGGCGGTGGCGGACGTCGCGGCGGCATGGGCAATTACATGGTGCGCCCGCAGAGCGGCGTGGCGTCGGTCAACGCCATCGGCGTCAACTACTCCGATACGTGGGGCAAGCGCAATCAGGTGACGTTCCAGGGCAGCTATTTCTTCAACAACACCAATACCGAGAACCGTTCGACGGTGGAGAAATGGTACGAGGCCCCGATGATCCCCGATACGCTGTCGACCAACGGCTATTCCGACACGAAGGGCTACAACCACCGGTTCAACGCCCGTCTGGAGTGGAAGATCTCCGAGAACCAGAACCTGATGATCCGCCCGCGTTTCAGCTACCAGTCCAACGATCCGTGGAGCCGCACGACCGGATGGCAGTACGGCGCACCCGCCGACGGCGGCAGCGGTTACAGCCGCACGGACAACTTCAGCGACGCCCTGCGCCACGGCTACAACGTCGGGACGAGCGCCGTCTACCGGGCCAAGCTGGGCAAGAACGGCCGCACGATCACCCTCGACGGATCGTTCAGCTACTCGGACAACACGAACAATTCGAACTCGTGGTCGAACGTCAAGCCCATTTCGGACGTTCGTCCCGGCGCAGGCGACGATCCCCTCGCATGGGATCCCGCTGACTACACCGACCTGCGCTACCTGCGCTCCGAGGCCCCCTCGTCGTCGTACAGCCTGCGCGGCAGTTTCACCTACACCGAGCCGGTGGCCAAATACGCGCAGGTGAGCCTCCAGTACCGGATTTCCTACAATTCGCAGGAGCGCGACAAGCGATCGTTCGTTACCGACGACGACACCTTCACGGGCGGCGTGCTTAATCCCCTGCTGTCGAACTCCTACGAGAGCGGCTACCTGACGCAGAGCGTGGGGCCCGGATTCCGTTTTTCGAAAGAGCGCAACACGTTCATCGCCAACGTCTACTACCAGCGTTCGGCCCTCGACGGACAGATCGTGCGCGACGATGCCGAGAAGATCAAGCACGCCTACAACAACGTGACCTATTTTATGATGGGCCAGCTGAACATCAACCGCGAGAACTCGCTGCGGCTCTTCGTCTCGTCCTACACCGACAGCCCGTCGATCACCGACCTGCAAAGCGTTTACGACGTATCGGACGCCCAGAACATCAGCCACGGTAATCCGAACCTGAAGCCGACCTACTCGCACCGGGTGAATTTCCACTACACCAACTCCAACGTCGAAAAGGGCCGGACCTTCATGTGGATGTTCTCGATGAACACGACGCTGGATTACACGGCCCAGCATCTGGTGCAAAGACCCGGTGACATCACCATCGACGGACAGGCCTATTCGCCCAATTTCTACTCGACGACCGAGAATCTCGACGGTTACTGGCAGTTGCGGACGCACTTGAGCTACGGCCTGCCGATCGGGTTCCTCAAATCGAATTTCAACGTCATGGCGGGCGTCATCTACACCAAGACCCCCAGCATGCTGGGCGGCACGGTGGACGCGGCGACAGGTATGATTTCGGGCGGCGAGCGCAACGACACCAAGAATATGGGATACGACTTCCGGGCCGTGCTGGGCAGCAACATTTCGGAGAACGTCGACTTCACCCTCTCGTGGAACGGCACCTACAACGAGGCCACCAACTCGCTGAACGCGGACAAGTCGAAGAACCGCTATTTCAACCACACGGCGCAGGGCAACCTGAAGGTGGTCTTCCCGCTGGGCTTCACCTTCACGGCGAGCGCGGCCTACTCGCAGTATATCGGCTTCACGAACGATTACTCGGAGGATTACCTCCTGTGCAACGTCTGGCTGGGCAAGAAGGTCTTCAGGAACAAGCGCGGCGAAGTGATGGTCGGCGTCAACGACCTCTTCAACCAGAACCAGGCCTTCTCGCGCTCGACGGGTTCGGGCTACACGCAGAACTCGACCAACAGCGTCATCGGCCGCTACTATATGGTGCAGTTCAACTACAACCTGCGCCGTTTCGGCAAGAAGGGTTCGCGCAATATAAAGGATTACGACGGTGTCGAGTCCTCCTCCGGTTCCCGCCGCATGGGACCCGGCGGGCCGGGCGGACCTCCTCCGGGGATGTTCCACGGACCGCGGTAA
- a CDS encoding LytR/AlgR family response regulator transcription factor: protein MKALIIEDETAAARNLAAILRQTAPDVEIVATLESVEESVEWLRSNPHPDLLFMDIHLADGDSFRIFDAVEIAAPVIFTTAYDQYALEAFKVNSIDYLLKPLNASDVGRALAKLHRLTSVERSDYGSRVRTLAASRREEVFLVHVRDKIIPLHRSRIAYCYTSNEKVTAYGFDGAAYPLDKTLEALQGLLPESEFFRANRQFIVARQAVKEIAVWFGSRLTLHLTVETPERIVISKARVPEFKAWLRSLHPVE from the coding sequence ATGAAAGCCCTGATTATTGAAGACGAAACCGCCGCCGCGCGCAACCTCGCGGCGATTCTGCGGCAGACGGCTCCCGACGTGGAGATCGTGGCGACGCTCGAGAGCGTCGAGGAGAGCGTCGAATGGCTCCGTTCGAATCCCCACCCCGACCTGCTGTTCATGGACATCCACCTGGCCGACGGCGATTCGTTCCGCATCTTCGACGCCGTGGAGATCGCAGCCCCGGTGATCTTCACGACGGCCTACGACCAGTATGCACTCGAAGCTTTCAAGGTCAACAGCATCGACTACCTGCTCAAGCCGCTCAACGCTTCGGATGTCGGCCGTGCGCTGGCCAAGCTGCACCGCCTCACGTCGGTCGAGCGCAGCGATTACGGTTCGCGGGTCCGCACGCTGGCCGCCAGCCGCCGCGAGGAGGTTTTCCTGGTGCACGTGCGCGACAAAATCATCCCGCTGCACCGCAGCAGGATCGCCTACTGCTACACGTCGAACGAGAAGGTCACGGCCTACGGTTTCGACGGCGCGGCCTACCCGCTGGACAAAACCCTCGAAGCGTTGCAGGGACTGCTTCCCGAGTCCGAATTCTTCCGGGCCAACCGCCAGTTCATCGTCGCGCGGCAGGCCGTGAAGGAGATCGCCGTGTGGTTCGGGAGCCGTCTCACGCTGCACCTCACCGTCGAAACGCCCGAGCGGATCGTCATTTCCAAAGCCCGCGTTCCCGAATTCAAGGCGTGGCTGCGGTCGCTTCACCCTGTCGAATAG
- a CDS encoding histidine kinase, producing MKLQSKYADLVLNLLVAVAISLVVNFSYVLLMLVDLNSDSQPRPSDQRAVERPDEGVLSVHPDGYGYLVYENGDSVYVPTRRMRWLEIAPGDRIVADLMPPRSEKAHPMLAEIRTRNGAEFDYSKLYNGPSKMTELLLQLFYYLVVSFVMLSILTSVRRNYSMSRFVRRCLWCCVAAAALYCVAPVTEWHTGRIGLNFMSGRMFDYMLLLKCSFAVVASMLYGRIYVLISQRQAVVVENERLKNENLTTRYNMLVGQINPHFFFNSLNSLAMLVREKHDQKALTYIDQLSYTFRYIIQNGQSMLMTLDEELKFLEAYSYLFKIRYADKLFFDIDVDEKYLGWKLPAFSLQPLIDNAVKHNSITRTKPFHISVRTEEGLLVVSNPKVPKLEPEPSTGIGLENLRNRWNLITGSDIEIVDDGATFSVRMPLQNPSV from the coding sequence ATGAAACTGCAATCGAAATACGCCGATCTGGTGCTCAACCTGTTGGTTGCCGTGGCGATCAGCCTGGTGGTCAATTTCTCCTACGTGCTGCTGATGCTCGTGGACCTGAACAGCGACAGCCAGCCCCGCCCTTCCGACCAGAGAGCCGTCGAACGGCCCGACGAGGGCGTGCTTTCGGTCCACCCCGACGGCTACGGGTATCTGGTTTACGAGAACGGCGACAGCGTCTACGTGCCCACGCGGCGCATGCGGTGGCTGGAGATCGCGCCCGGCGACCGGATCGTCGCGGACCTGATGCCGCCGCGCTCCGAGAAGGCGCATCCGATGCTGGCGGAAATCCGCACGCGCAACGGCGCGGAGTTCGATTACAGCAAACTTTACAACGGGCCTTCGAAGATGACGGAACTGCTCCTGCAACTGTTCTACTACCTCGTCGTGTCGTTCGTCATGCTCTCGATCCTCACCTCCGTCAGGCGCAACTACTCCATGTCGCGCTTCGTGCGCCGCTGCCTGTGGTGCTGCGTCGCGGCGGCTGCGCTCTACTGCGTGGCTCCCGTCACGGAGTGGCACACGGGGCGCATCGGGCTGAACTTTATGAGCGGGCGGATGTTCGACTACATGCTGCTGCTCAAATGCTCGTTCGCCGTGGTGGCGTCGATGCTCTACGGGCGCATCTACGTGCTGATTTCCCAGCGGCAGGCCGTCGTCGTCGAGAACGAGCGGCTCAAGAACGAAAACCTCACCACGCGTTACAACATGCTCGTCGGGCAGATCAACCCCCATTTCTTCTTCAACTCGCTCAACTCGCTGGCGATGCTCGTGCGCGAGAAGCACGACCAGAAGGCCCTGACCTACATCGACCAGCTTTCGTACACGTTCCGCTACATCATCCAGAACGGCCAGAGCATGCTGATGACCCTCGACGAGGAGCTGAAATTCCTGGAGGCTTACAGCTACCTTTTCAAGATACGCTACGCCGACAAGCTCTTTTTCGACATCGACGTCGACGAGAAATACCTCGGGTGGAAACTCCCGGCCTTCTCGCTGCAACCGCTGATCGACAACGCCGTCAAGCACAATTCGATCACCCGCACCAAGCCGTTCCACATCTCGGTCCGCACCGAAGAGGGCCTGCTCGTGGTGTCGAACCCCAAGGTTCCCAAACTCGAACCCGAACCTTCGACCGGCATCGGGCTGGAGAACCTGCGCAACCGCTGGAATCTGATCACGGGCAGCGACATCGAAATCGTCGACGACGGCGCCACCTTCTCCGTGCGCATGCCGCTGCAAAATCCCTCCGTATGA
- a CDS encoding gamma carbonic anhydrase family protein: MALIRKVRGHEPVIGENTFLAETAVILGDVTIGRDCSIWYNAVLRGDVNRIVIGDRTNIQDGVVLHTIYDKAKHPSQTIIGNDVSVGHNAIIHGAVIGDNCLIGMGATLLDNARIPSGCIIAANALVLSNAQLEPNSVYAGVPAKKVKEVTAEQREEIIRRTAHDYMLYASWYGEPEE; the protein is encoded by the coding sequence ATGGCGCTTATACGAAAAGTCCGCGGGCATGAGCCTGTGATCGGAGAGAACACCTTTCTGGCCGAAACGGCCGTCATTCTGGGCGACGTGACCATCGGCCGCGACTGCTCGATCTGGTACAACGCCGTGCTGCGGGGCGACGTGAACCGGATCGTCATCGGCGACCGCACGAACATCCAGGACGGCGTGGTGCTCCACACCATCTACGACAAGGCGAAGCACCCTTCGCAGACGATCATCGGCAACGACGTCTCGGTGGGCCACAACGCCATCATCCACGGCGCGGTGATCGGCGACAACTGCCTGATCGGCATGGGCGCCACCCTTCTGGACAACGCCCGCATCCCCTCGGGGTGCATCATCGCGGCCAACGCGCTGGTGCTCTCGAACGCGCAGCTGGAACCCAACTCGGTCTATGCGGGCGTCCCGGCCAAAAAGGTCAAGGAGGTGACTGCGGAGCAGCGCGAGGAGATCATCCGCCGCACGGCCCACGACTATATGCTGTACGCCTCCTGGTACGGCGAGCCGGAAGAGTGA
- the mazG gene encoding nucleoside triphosphate pyrophosphohydrolase, with product MEDKRLKATARLLEVMNTLRRECPWDREQTFDSLRSNTIEETYELADAITDHNMEGIKEELGDLLLHVVFYSKLGEEEGAFDFGDVADALCDKLIYRHPHVYGDIHANTPDQVKENWEALKLRKKNRRSGTLGGVPRSLPAMVKAYRMGEKAAGAGFDWEQKEDVWDKVREELGEVEAEMKSGSKTDLEGEFGDLLFALVNACRLYGVDPESALERTNKKFIQRFNYMEERAAAKGHTLHDMSLGAMEELWQEAKRN from the coding sequence ATGGAAGATAAACGTCTGAAGGCCACGGCCCGTCTTTTGGAGGTGATGAACACCCTGCGCCGCGAGTGCCCCTGGGACCGCGAGCAGACATTCGACTCGCTGCGCAGCAACACCATCGAGGAGACTTACGAACTGGCCGATGCCATCACCGACCACAATATGGAGGGCATCAAGGAGGAGTTGGGCGACCTGCTGCTGCACGTGGTGTTCTATTCGAAACTGGGCGAGGAAGAGGGCGCGTTCGATTTCGGCGACGTGGCCGACGCGCTGTGCGACAAGCTGATCTACCGCCACCCTCACGTCTACGGCGACATTCACGCCAACACGCCCGACCAGGTCAAGGAGAACTGGGAGGCGCTGAAACTCCGCAAGAAGAACCGCCGGAGCGGCACGCTGGGCGGTGTTCCGCGCTCGCTCCCGGCGATGGTCAAGGCCTACCGCATGGGCGAAAAGGCCGCCGGGGCGGGTTTCGACTGGGAGCAGAAGGAGGATGTCTGGGACAAGGTCCGCGAGGAGCTGGGCGAAGTGGAAGCCGAGATGAAATCGGGCAGCAAGACCGACCTCGAAGGCGAATTCGGCGACCTGCTGTTCGCGCTCGTCAACGCCTGCCGCCTCTATGGCGTGGACCCCGAATCGGCGCTGGAACGCACGAACAAGAAGTTCATCCAACGCTTCAATTACATGGAGGAACGCGCTGCGGCAAAAGGACATACGCTTCACGATATGTCGCTCGGCGCGATGGAGGAGCTGTGGCAGGAAGCCAAGAGAAATTAA
- a CDS encoding beta-N-acetylhexosaminidase, with translation MKLRLLILLTTALCGLCTAAAQPAPEKTTPREAIFTFGPGTTISADRELAPLAEYAAEYLGCGVRNGMAGEGSVVLTLDAPDGEPSEAYTLDIAPDHIQIGSSTCGGVFNGLQQLFRLLPPEVYARRGIAPGTGIACVRIEDKPRFGYRGMMLDVARTWIGMDEVKRYIDLFSYHNINKLHLHLSDDEGWRIEILSHPELTEIGGFRGGDSPVRPVYGKWSEKYGGYFKQSEMRELIRYAALRNIEIIPEIDLPGHSRNIASVHPEIRCNYPPDTVSTNGYDYRSAWCVAREENYALLGDILGELCELFPSEYIHVGGDEVDMSQWERCPDCRALMKREGMTDPHRLEDLFMERMAAILRSHGKRPAVWNEAVRTGAFARECRVHGWESVKACLDATAKGYRTVVMPGQYFYFDMRQSPREDGHDWAAIFDAKKVYGFGFTEFSPEQMRNVEGLQGAFFSEAYVSHEPEKPDYLDYMLFPRVCALARIAWSGNAEGWDAYYEELKGKHYDRMAAMGIRFRLFPPKVGYGDGAFTASADDGSAIYYLMDGSPEEHPYTAPVRTGKPHLYRFYSRYGTARSPYVADKSRWRTITPAVAITTSMGESAKFPYANAETYKGLSRTRRACRQQDWIRYTFGEPVRCREMYLQTGNRQLPKTIVTTGYAEVSYDGATFERAGELEMGSITLRPGRPVKAVRIVSTCDDNGTPYVTIQPPQVKPAL, from the coding sequence ATGAAATTACGACTTCTGATCCTCTTGACGACAGCCCTTTGCGGCCTGTGCACCGCCGCGGCGCAACCCGCCCCGGAAAAGACGACGCCCCGCGAAGCGATCTTCACGTTCGGTCCCGGAACGACAATCTCCGCCGACCGCGAACTGGCCCCCCTGGCCGAATACGCCGCCGAATACCTCGGGTGCGGGGTCCGCAACGGCATGGCGGGGGAAGGCTCCGTCGTGCTGACGCTCGACGCCCCGGACGGGGAGCCGTCGGAGGCTTACACCCTCGACATCGCGCCCGACCACATCCAGATCGGAAGTTCCACCTGCGGCGGGGTTTTCAACGGACTGCAACAACTGTTCCGGCTGCTGCCGCCCGAAGTCTACGCCCGCAGGGGGATCGCCCCGGGAACCGGCATCGCCTGCGTCAGGATCGAGGACAAGCCGCGGTTCGGCTATCGGGGGATGATGCTCGACGTGGCGCGGACGTGGATCGGAATGGATGAAGTGAAACGTTATATAGACCTGTTTTCCTACCACAATATCAACAAATTGCATCTTCATCTTTCGGACGACGAGGGGTGGCGCATCGAGATCCTTTCGCACCCCGAGCTGACCGAGATCGGCGGCTTCCGCGGCGGCGACTCGCCCGTGAGGCCCGTATACGGCAAGTGGTCAGAGAAATACGGAGGTTACTTCAAGCAAAGCGAGATGCGCGAGCTGATCCGTTACGCCGCCCTGCGGAATATCGAGATCATTCCCGAAATCGACCTGCCGGGCCACAGCCGCAACATCGCGTCGGTGCATCCCGAAATCCGCTGCAACTATCCGCCCGACACCGTGTCAACCAACGGTTACGACTACCGTTCGGCATGGTGCGTGGCCCGGGAGGAGAATTACGCGCTGCTGGGCGACATTCTGGGCGAACTGTGCGAGCTGTTCCCCTCGGAGTACATCCACGTGGGCGGCGACGAGGTCGACATGTCGCAGTGGGAGCGGTGTCCCGACTGCCGGGCGCTGATGAAACGGGAGGGGATGACCGACCCGCACCGGCTGGAGGACCTCTTCATGGAGCGCATGGCCGCAATCCTCCGTTCGCACGGCAAACGGCCCGCCGTGTGGAACGAGGCCGTGCGCACGGGAGCCTTCGCCCGGGAGTGCCGCGTGCACGGCTGGGAGAGCGTCAAGGCCTGCCTCGACGCCACGGCGAAGGGTTACCGCACCGTCGTGATGCCGGGCCAGTACTTCTATTTCGACATGCGCCAGTCGCCCCGCGAGGACGGGCACGACTGGGCGGCGATCTTTGACGCCAAAAAGGTCTACGGCTTCGGCTTCACGGAGTTCAGCCCCGAACAGATGCGCAACGTCGAGGGGTTGCAGGGGGCGTTTTTCAGCGAAGCCTACGTCTCGCACGAGCCGGAAAAGCCCGACTACCTCGACTATATGCTCTTTCCGCGCGTCTGCGCCCTCGCACGCATCGCCTGGAGCGGCAACGCCGAAGGGTGGGACGCCTATTACGAGGAGTTGAAAGGAAAACATTACGACCGGATGGCGGCCATGGGCATCCGGTTCCGGCTCTTCCCGCCGAAGGTCGGCTACGGCGACGGCGCGTTCACCGCTTCGGCGGACGACGGCTCCGCGATTTACTACCTTATGGACGGCTCTCCGGAAGAACACCCTTACACGGCTCCGGTCCGCACCGGAAAACCGCATCTCTACCGCTTCTATTCGCGCTACGGCACCGCCCGCAGCCCCTACGTGGCCGACAAGTCCCGCTGGCGGACCATTACGCCCGCCGTGGCGATCACGACCTCGATGGGCGAGAGCGCGAAGTTCCCCTATGCCAACGCCGAGACCTACAAGGGCCTTTCGCGCACGCGCCGCGCCTGCCGGCAGCAGGATTGGATACGCTACACGTTCGGCGAGCCGGTGAGGTGCCGCGAAATGTATTTGCAGACGGGAAACCGCCAGCTGCCGAAGACGATCGTGACGACGGGTTACGCCGAAGTGTCGTACGACGGCGCGACGTTCGAGCGGGCGGGAGAGTTGGAGATGGGAAGCATCACGCTGCGCCCCGGGCGTCCGGTGAAGGCCGTGCGGATCGTCTCGACGTGCGACGACAACGGCACGCCCTACGTCACAATCCAGCCGCCGCAGGTGAAACCGGCGCTGTAA
- a CDS encoding lysoplasmalogenase — protein sequence MRRFSRIFAWTTLFFVAGAVLFFTKAAALPYKVAWPVLLLSLATFLSRRRELLPFGFAFLFSAAGDAVGARGLFIPQMAFFALAHAAYVCWFLPRARRRLRAVSLAVTVPLLVFLFAAIVPEAPFPAERIGVAVYGLVIAAMLYSALQYDGACAAGFRCAALLFVFSDAVIAWNRFIGPVPARTWIVMITYYLAQYLFFRFAFKTAARN from the coding sequence ATGCGACGATTTTCCAGAATATTTGCGTGGACGACCCTGTTCTTCGTTGCGGGAGCCGTGCTGTTCTTTACCAAAGCCGCCGCGCTTCCCTATAAGGTCGCTTGGCCCGTCCTGCTGCTGTCCCTGGCGACCTTCCTGTCGCGGCGCCGGGAACTGCTCCCGTTCGGGTTCGCCTTCCTGTTTTCCGCCGCCGGGGATGCCGTGGGCGCCAGGGGGTTGTTCATTCCCCAGATGGCCTTCTTTGCGCTGGCGCACGCCGCCTATGTGTGCTGGTTCCTGCCCCGGGCGCGGCGCAGGCTCCGTGCGGTTTCGCTGGCCGTCACTGTCCCGCTGCTCGTCTTCCTTTTCGCCGCCATCGTCCCCGAGGCCCCGTTTCCGGCCGAACGCATCGGCGTCGCCGTCTACGGGCTGGTCATCGCCGCAATGCTTTATAGCGCACTCCAGTACGACGGGGCATGCGCCGCCGGATTCAGGTGTGCGGCCCTGCTGTTCGTCTTTTCCGACGCGGTGATCGCCTGGAACCGCTTCATCGGACCGGTTCCGGCCCGGACCTGGATCGTTATGATCACCTACTACCTCGCGCAATACCTCTTTTTCCGCTTCGCCTTCAAAACCGCAGCCCGGAACTGA